The genomic window GAGTTTTATTGGAATACACCTGTAGAGAGTTTCTTGTCAAGAATGGTGGCAGAACACCATCACTTCTGGAACGATAGTAGAAAGGCAAAAGCAAGGGATATAAATCTTTCTCAAGAAGAGGTAACTGTATTAGCATCCATAGTAGAAAAAGAATCTTATCGTAAGTCGGAGCAGCCTTGTATTGCAGGATTATACCTTAATCGTTTACGCAAAGGCATGAAATTACAATCTGATCCCACAGTAATTTATGCTCTTGGCGATTTCTCTATCAAGAGAGTACTCAAAAAAGATTTGAAAGTTGATTCGCCATACAACACATATAAGTACAAAGGCTTGCCCGTAGGGCCAATTTCTTTACCCTCAATTCAAGCCATAGATGCTGTTCTTAACTACGACAAACACCAATATCTTTACATGTGTGCTAAAGAAGACTTTACAGGATACCATAATTTTGCAGAAAATGCTATTCAACATTATGCCAATGCTGCTAAATACAGAAAGGCATTAAACATTAGAAATATAAAACGATAATTAATGAAGATTAAATTTGGAACTGATGGATGGAGAGCCATCATAGCAAAAGAATATACAGTTGACAATGTTGCTCGAGTAACGGTAGGTGTTGCTGAATGGTTAAACGCTAATTTTGAAAACCCTTCAGTCGTAGTAGGCCACGATTGTCGATTTGCTGGTCAATTATTTACAGAAACTACCGCTAAAGTTCTTACCCATCATGGAGTAAAGGTGACTATAGCTGACCGATTTGTGAGTACACCAATGCTATCGTTAGCGGTTGTAGAACATAAAGCCGATTTAGGGGTAGTTATTACAGCCAGCCACAACCCACCAGAATATAATGGTTATAAGCTAAAAGGAAACTTTGGAGGACCATTGTTATCTGATGATATACAAGCTGTTGAAGATTTAATTCCTGATACTCATGGTTTAGATTTAAATAGCTTGAGTCTTGATGGGGTTGATGTAGCTGATTTCACTCAACTATACCTAGATAAGGCAAAGCAAGCCTTTGATTTAGATGCCATTAATAACTCTGGTTTACAATTGGGTTATGATGCTATGTATGGAGCTGGACGAGAAGCTGTTCCATCTTTACTACCAAAAACAACACTTTTTCATTGCTCTAATAATCCTGGTTTTAATGGTACAGCACCTGAGCCTATTCACAGAAATTTGACAGAATTTTCTGATTATATCAAAATTACTGGAGAAATAGATTGCGGATTAGCCACTGATGGCGATGCAGATAGAATAGGCTTGTACAATGCTAAAGGAGAATTTATTGACTCTCACCATATCATACTTCTTTTAATTCACTATTTGGTGAAGTATAAAGGGATGAGTGGTAAAATCGTTACCGCTTTTTCATGTTCAGTGAAGGTAGAGCAGATGTGTGCTCACTATGGTCTTGAGCATGAAATTGTGAAAGTAGGCTTTAAGCACGTGGCAGGTGTAATGCTAAAAGAAGATGTATTACTTGGAGGAGAAGAATCAGGCGGTGTTGCTATCAAAGGACATATTCCAGAAAGAGACGGTATCTGGATGGGCTTAGTGATTTGGGAATACATGGCTAAAACCGGCAAAAGTCTAGATGATTTAATTCAGGAAGTATACGATATAGTAGGGGAGTTTGCCTTTGAACGTATAGACTTGCACTTGCAAGAGGCTAAAAAATTAGAGATAGTAGAGAACTGTAAGCAAGGCGTATATACAGCTTTTGGCGATATGCCTATTGTAAAAACAGAAACGATTGATGGTTTCAAGTATTACTTTGATGAAGACAGTTGGATTATGATTCGCCCTTCAGGAACAGAACCAGTATTGCGTACCTATGCTGAAGCTAAAAATCAAGCCAAGTGTTTCGAGATTCTTGAAAAGGTACACAAATCTCTACTCGATTAAATTAGAGTTAACAATCTATTTGCTTTTAAGGAATTAACCTAAAGGGCTTAACCCATTCATTCTTTACCTATGAAATTTGAAGATTTAAAATTAATTCCTTCAATACTAAAAGCTTTGGAGTATCAAAACTACACTAAACCTACTAGTATTCAAGCAAAAGCCATTCCTCTTGTCCTTCAAGGCAAGGATATATTGGGTAGTGCCCAAACCGGAACTGGTAAAACAGCTGCTTTTTCAATTCCTATTGTTCAACATCTTGAAAATAAAAAACAACACCATAAAGGACATAGAAAAATTTCTGCTTTGATAGTTACTCCAACCAGAGAGTTAGCTATACAGATTGGTGAAAGCTTTTCAGCATACTCTAAGTTTACAAACCTTAAAAATACAGTCATTTTTGGAGGAGTAGGTCAAGGAATACAAGTCAAAGCACTAAATAAAGGGGTCGATGTGCTAGTGGCTACTCCAGGTCGTTTACTCGACCTCATCAATCAAGGGTATATCTCATTAAATGATATAAAATACTTTGTGTTGGATGAAGCTGACAGAATGCTTGATATGGGTTTTATTCACGACATAAGAAAGCTGTTGGCTTTATTACCTAGAAAAAGGCAATCTTTATTTTTCTCGGCCACTATGCCAAAAAATATTCTGGAACTGTCCAATCAGATTTTGAACAAGCCAGAGAAGGTAGTTGTCAATCCAGTATCTTCAACGGCAGAAACCATTCAGCAGTTTGTTTATATGACCAATAAATACTGCAAGAAAAACCTTCTATTACATATTCTTGACAATCCTGAAATTGAACAAGTATTGTTGTTTTCAAGAACCAAACACGGCGCGGATAAAATTGTGAAAAATCTTATCAAGGAGAATATTCAAGCTGCAGCTATTCATGGTAATAAGGGTCAAAGTCAACGCCAAAAAGCATTGAAGAATTTCAAAGACGGTCAAATCCGAGTTTTAGTCGCAACGGATATCGCAGCTAGAGGAATAGATATAGACAAACTGCGGTTTGTAATTAATTATGATATCCCTAACGAGTCT from Flavobacteriales bacterium includes these protein-coding regions:
- a CDS encoding DEAD/DEAH box helicase; the encoded protein is MKFEDLKLIPSILKALEYQNYTKPTSIQAKAIPLVLQGKDILGSAQTGTGKTAAFSIPIVQHLENKKQHHKGHRKISALIVTPTRELAIQIGESFSAYSKFTNLKNTVIFGGVGQGIQVKALNKGVDVLVATPGRLLDLINQGYISLNDIKYFVLDEADRMLDMGFIHDIRKLLALLPRKRQSLFFSATMPKNILELSNQILNKPEKVVVNPVSSTAETIQQFVYMTNKYCKKNLLLHILDNPEIEQVLLFSRTKHGADKIVKNLIKENIQAAAIHGNKGQSQRQKALKNFKDGQIRVLVATDIAARGIDIDKLRFVINYDIPNESETYVHRIGRCGRAGEEGISISICEPEEIVFLKDIEKLTKQSLTVVDDNPFPQTDKPMTSVQRKEAQKEKQRRKQEFFDNRKKKNEGGKLKPNKSRRR
- the mltG gene encoding endolytic transglycosylase MltG — translated: MAKKKSFLYKFIWSLIGVFFVSGGITASVFYGRIYQPNVSLNTDKEVFVDIPTGATFEDVLQILSDEGIIINSSSFVWIAERKRYNDFSIKSGRYLLKDKMSNNELVNLLRSGRQTPINVVFNNLRTKEEFAGKIASQLEMDSIELLEAILDTAFLNPLNLNAFTVSSLFIPNTYEFYWNTPVESFLSRMVAEHHHFWNDSRKAKARDINLSQEEVTVLASIVEKESYRKSEQPCIAGLYLNRLRKGMKLQSDPTVIYALGDFSIKRVLKKDLKVDSPYNTYKYKGLPVGPISLPSIQAIDAVLNYDKHQYLYMCAKEDFTGYHNFAENAIQHYANAAKYRKALNIRNIKR
- a CDS encoding phosphoglucomutase/phosphomannomutase family protein → MKIKFGTDGWRAIIAKEYTVDNVARVTVGVAEWLNANFENPSVVVGHDCRFAGQLFTETTAKVLTHHGVKVTIADRFVSTPMLSLAVVEHKADLGVVITASHNPPEYNGYKLKGNFGGPLLSDDIQAVEDLIPDTHGLDLNSLSLDGVDVADFTQLYLDKAKQAFDLDAINNSGLQLGYDAMYGAGREAVPSLLPKTTLFHCSNNPGFNGTAPEPIHRNLTEFSDYIKITGEIDCGLATDGDADRIGLYNAKGEFIDSHHIILLLIHYLVKYKGMSGKIVTAFSCSVKVEQMCAHYGLEHEIVKVGFKHVAGVMLKEDVLLGGEESGGVAIKGHIPERDGIWMGLVIWEYMAKTGKSLDDLIQEVYDIVGEFAFERIDLHLQEAKKLEIVENCKQGVYTAFGDMPIVKTETIDGFKYYFDEDSWIMIRPSGTEPVLRTYAEAKNQAKCFEILEKVHKSLLD